The Salvia miltiorrhiza cultivar Shanhuang (shh) chromosome 1, IMPLAD_Smil_shh, whole genome shotgun sequence genome has a window encoding:
- the LOC131006732 gene encoding peptidyl-prolyl cis-trans isomerase CYP20-1-like: MAAIQRSLLLFTLLLFFTLLVQAKKSTEDLKEVTHKVYFDIEIDGKPAGRITMGLFGKTVPKTAENFRALCTGEKGIGKHGKPLHYKGSTFHRIIPSFMLQGGDFTLGDGRGGESIYGEKFADENFKIKHTGPGLLSMANAGSDTNGSQFFITTVTTSWLDGRHVVFGKVLSGMDVVYKVEAEGKQNGTPKSKVVVADSGELPL, translated from the exons ATGGCGGCAATTCAGAGATCGCTCCTCCTTTTCACTCTCTTGCTCTTCTTCACCTTATTAGTCCAG GCGAAGAAATCAACGGAAGATTTAAAGGAAGTCACTCACAAGGTCTATTTCGATATCGAGATCGATGGAAAACCTGCTG GGCGTATCACCATGGGTCTTTTTGGGAAAACTGTTCCTAAGACAGCAG AAAACTTTAGAGCCTTGTGCACAG GGGAGAAGGGTATTGGCAAACATGGCAAGCCTCTCCATTATAAGGGAAGCACTTTCCATAGAATTATACCCAGCTTCATGCTTCAAGGAGGAGACTTTACGCTTGGCGATGGAAGAGGCGGGGAATCAATTTACGGAGAGAAGTTTGCTGATGAGAATTTCAAGATCAAACATACTGGACCTG GGCTTTTGTCTATGGCAAATGCTGGGTCTGACACCAATGGTTCTCAGTTTTTCATCACAACTGTGACAACCAGCTG GTTGGATGGCCGTCATGTTGTATTTGGGAAGGTACTTTCTGGAATGGACGTGGTGTATAAGGTCGAAGCTGAAGGTAAGCAAAACGGAACACCCAAGAGCAAAGTTGTGGTTGCAGACAGTGGTGAACTTCCCTTGTAA